One genomic segment of Brevibacillus laterosporus LMG 15441 includes these proteins:
- the spoIIP gene encoding stage II sporulation protein P codes for MKMITLLQRYFFALSAGTALLFVLVSLLLVSPNHQDFLYSSSIQRAASNVSSITFLDAMGMEIPSLHRTVQAQGEPESSTMQSFFFQLITGIYPGDLRSLLGRELPGLLTYDDARIIVPGQGLELVDLYVESAAPNAVVQDVKREEHTKARDIVQPGQIEKDETKTPSPPSIAGEKRVFIYNTHNRESWTHVAPTVGTSVDHPTKNIQLVGKRFGKLLQEKGVNNIVSENDFIQQLIDQKKTYPMAYAESYKAVKAAAQKNPALQYYFDIHRDGDVSRTKTAITINGKTYARILFVIGTRNRNFMQNERMAKELNALVEKKYPGLSRGVIAKGAHEGNAEYNQSISPGSLLLEFGGINNTLEESYNTAEAFADVFAEYYQKAEKVNKEQTPKSSKSKE; via the coding sequence ATGAAAATGATCACCCTATTACAACGCTATTTTTTTGCACTCTCTGCCGGCACAGCACTGTTATTTGTGCTTGTGAGTCTTTTGCTTGTAAGCCCCAATCATCAGGATTTTCTCTACTCTAGTAGCATTCAACGAGCGGCTTCCAACGTATCAAGTATTACGTTTCTCGATGCGATGGGTATGGAAATCCCTAGCTTGCATCGTACCGTTCAAGCCCAGGGAGAGCCTGAGAGCTCCACGATGCAAAGCTTCTTCTTTCAACTCATTACCGGTATTTATCCTGGTGATTTACGCAGTCTGTTAGGCAGAGAGCTGCCAGGCTTGCTTACCTACGATGATGCTCGCATTATTGTGCCAGGTCAAGGATTAGAGCTAGTGGATTTGTACGTGGAATCTGCCGCACCGAATGCAGTTGTTCAGGATGTGAAACGAGAAGAACATACAAAAGCAAGGGACATCGTACAGCCGGGACAAATCGAAAAGGATGAAACGAAGACGCCCAGTCCTCCTAGCATAGCTGGAGAGAAGCGTGTTTTTATTTACAATACACATAATCGGGAATCATGGACGCATGTAGCACCTACTGTAGGAACGTCAGTTGATCATCCAACAAAAAATATTCAGCTCGTTGGCAAACGATTCGGAAAGCTTTTACAAGAAAAAGGGGTAAATAACATTGTAAGTGAAAATGATTTTATTCAGCAATTGATCGACCAGAAAAAGACATATCCGATGGCATATGCTGAGTCATATAAAGCTGTGAAAGCTGCCGCTCAAAAAAATCCTGCTTTACAGTATTATTTTGATATCCATCGCGATGGGGACGTGTCGCGTACTAAAACGGCAATCACTATAAACGGAAAAACATATGCCCGCATCCTATTTGTCATTGGAACACGCAATCGTAATTTCATGCAAAATGAACGGATGGCCAAAGAATTGAACGCTTTGGTAGAGAAAAAATACCCGGGATTATCTCGTGGTGTAATCGCCAAAGGTGCTCATGAGGGAAATGCCGAGTATAACCAGTCCATCTCTCCGGGTAGTCTATTACTAGAATTTGGTGGAATCAACAACACGCTTGAGGAATCTTATAATACAGCGGAAGCATTTGCAGATGTTTTTGCGGAGTATTACCAAAAAGCAGAGAAAGTGAACAAAGAGCAGACACCAAAGAGTAGTAAGAGTAAGGAGTGA
- a CDS encoding M24 family metallopeptidase, with translation MDQRRLTQLRSFMEEQQADAILVTLPMHVYYLTGFFTNPHERFMGLVIPANGEPVLIVPALDRNAAEAASSVQNIMTHTDTDNPYQILKQALPQNMKSLAVEKSHLTVSIYEAMVKELDVPTYIDVEEPLRQMRLIKSADEVVRIKRACETIEEVLRQCLPKVKVGVTEAEIVAELEFLMKKLGSQGPSFSTMVLSGPNSALPHGKPGSRKIANGEFLLFDMGVLQDGYISDITRTFAVGEINDKQKDVYETVLAANLAAIEATRPGVVLADLDQVARQVIANKGYGEYFTHRLGHGMGMDVHEYPSVHGANQDKVVSGMVFTIEPGIYLPEVGGVRIEDDVLVTDTGVEILTSYPKELQIIGV, from the coding sequence GTGGATCAAAGACGTCTTACTCAACTACGTTCGTTTATGGAAGAACAGCAAGCGGATGCTATTCTTGTAACTCTTCCTATGCATGTATATTATTTGACTGGTTTTTTTACAAATCCACATGAACGGTTTATGGGGCTTGTAATCCCTGCTAATGGAGAACCGGTCTTAATCGTACCTGCGTTAGACCGTAATGCAGCAGAAGCGGCTTCTAGCGTGCAAAACATTATGACACATACAGATACCGACAATCCGTATCAAATTTTAAAGCAGGCTCTCCCGCAGAATATGAAGAGCTTGGCTGTGGAGAAGAGTCATTTGACTGTTTCTATCTATGAAGCAATGGTCAAAGAATTAGATGTTCCTACATACATAGATGTGGAAGAGCCGTTACGCCAAATGCGTTTAATAAAGTCTGCTGATGAAGTGGTTCGGATTAAGCGAGCATGTGAGACAATCGAGGAAGTTCTTAGACAATGTCTGCCAAAAGTAAAGGTTGGCGTAACAGAAGCTGAGATCGTAGCAGAGCTGGAATTCCTAATGAAAAAGCTAGGCTCGCAAGGTCCATCGTTTTCTACAATGGTGTTAAGTGGCCCTAACTCAGCATTACCGCATGGGAAGCCAGGTAGCCGTAAGATTGCGAACGGAGAGTTCCTATTGTTTGACATGGGTGTATTACAAGATGGCTACATCTCTGATATTACGCGGACATTTGCTGTTGGAGAGATTAATGACAAGCAAAAGGATGTCTATGAAACGGTATTAGCGGCGAATCTAGCTGCGATTGAAGCTACGCGACCAGGTGTTGTGCTGGCAGATTTAGACCAGGTAGCGCGTCAGGTTATTGCTAACAAGGGATATGGGGAGTATTTTACCCATCGCTTAGGTCATGGCATGGGTATGGATGTACACGAATACCCTTCTGTCCATGGGGCTAATCAGGATAAGGTAGTAAGCGGAATGGTGTTTACTATCGAGCCGGGAATCTATTTGCCAGAGGTTGGCGGCGTACGTATCGAGGATGACGTGCTTGTAACAGATACTGGAGTCGAAATTTTAACAAGCTATCCAAAAGAGCTTCAAATCATTGGTGTGTAA
- a CDS encoding ABC transporter ATP-binding protein encodes MTQKILHIENLETHFFTDRGRVPAVDQVNLSINKGEVLGIVGESGCGKSVTSLSVMRLVPNPPGKIVGGNILFKGENLLTASEKRMREIRGNEIAMIFQEPMTSLNPVYKIGDQIREAVILHKKASKKEATKRAIEMLHCVGIPRAEEIIHEYPHQLSGGMRQRVMIAMAMACSPQLLIADEPTTALDVTIQAQILDLMRSLNEDMGTAIMLITHDLGVVAEMCHRVVVMYSGNVVEEGDVRNILKNPKHPYTQGLLQSIPHLEEKKERLYSIPGNVPLPGTIKEGCRFAPRCEYVTDKCRMTMPQLLEVGTGHRARCFLHEQ; translated from the coding sequence TTGACGCAAAAGATTTTGCACATTGAGAATCTAGAGACCCATTTTTTTACGGATCGTGGACGAGTTCCGGCCGTTGATCAAGTTAATTTATCCATCAACAAAGGTGAAGTGTTAGGTATTGTAGGTGAGTCAGGCTGTGGCAAGAGCGTTACGTCACTATCTGTCATGCGATTAGTACCTAATCCTCCGGGAAAAATTGTGGGCGGTAACATTTTGTTTAAAGGGGAAAACCTGTTAACTGCCAGCGAAAAACGAATGCGAGAGATTCGAGGAAACGAAATCGCAATGATTTTTCAGGAGCCAATGACTTCACTGAATCCCGTTTACAAAATTGGTGATCAGATTAGAGAAGCTGTTATTCTACACAAAAAAGCTTCTAAAAAAGAAGCAACAAAGCGTGCCATCGAGATGCTGCATTGTGTGGGGATTCCGCGTGCTGAGGAAATTATTCATGAGTATCCACATCAATTATCTGGCGGAATGCGTCAGCGTGTCATGATTGCGATGGCAATGGCCTGTAGTCCGCAATTATTGATTGCAGACGAGCCCACTACTGCTCTTGATGTTACCATTCAGGCTCAAATACTTGACTTGATGCGCAGTCTAAATGAGGATATGGGAACCGCAATCATGTTGATCACCCACGATCTAGGGGTAGTGGCAGAAATGTGCCACAGAGTGGTTGTGATGTATAGCGGAAATGTGGTGGAAGAAGGAGATGTCAGAAATATTCTGAAGAATCCGAAACATCCATATACGCAAGGCTTACTCCAATCTATTCCACACTTAGAAGAAAAGAAGGAGCGTCTTTATTCCATCCCAGGTAATGTTCCACTGCCAGGCACGATTAAAGAGGGCTGTCGATTTGCACCGCGTTGTGAATATGTGACAGACAAATGCCGGATGACGATGCCGCAGCTATTGGAAGTGGGCACAGGACATCGAGCGCGCTGTTTTCTACATGAACAATAA
- a CDS encoding ABC transporter permease, with the protein MLAYTIRRLLMLIPVFLGMSIIVFSIIHAIPGDPALTILGEKASPSAVEELREQLGLNYPWYIQYFSYLKDVMTGHLGVSLHTKAAIAKEIVPYLSATTELAIVSLLFALVVGINAGIISAWKQNSWFDYVCMLIALIGVSMPVFWLGLMEQWYFAQELKWLPSVGRDNPRDAVEAITHFYLLDTIISGRWDQFKDVILHLILPGIALGTIPMAIFARITRSSMLEVMRSDYIRTARAKGLAQFFVVYKHALKNALIPILTVIGLQLGMLLGGAILTETIFGWPGIGRYIYTAIGNRDYPVIQSGILVIAFIFVLINLIVDLLYAYVDPRIKYR; encoded by the coding sequence TTGCTAGCTTACACTATACGACGCTTGCTCATGCTGATCCCTGTATTTTTGGGCATGTCTATTATCGTGTTTTCCATTATTCACGCCATCCCCGGGGACCCAGCCTTAACGATTTTAGGAGAGAAGGCTAGTCCGAGTGCCGTTGAAGAACTCCGTGAACAATTAGGATTAAATTATCCGTGGTACATTCAATATTTTTCTTATCTTAAAGATGTAATGACAGGTCATTTAGGCGTATCACTTCATACGAAAGCAGCTATTGCCAAGGAGATCGTTCCTTATTTATCTGCTACTACCGAATTAGCTATTGTCAGCTTGTTGTTTGCGCTTGTTGTAGGGATTAATGCTGGAATTATTTCTGCTTGGAAACAAAATTCTTGGTTTGATTATGTATGCATGCTCATTGCTTTGATTGGTGTTTCTATGCCCGTTTTTTGGCTAGGGTTAATGGAGCAGTGGTATTTTGCACAGGAATTAAAATGGTTACCTTCAGTAGGGCGGGATAATCCGCGTGATGCTGTAGAGGCGATTACCCATTTTTATCTACTCGATACGATCATTAGTGGGCGATGGGATCAATTCAAGGATGTGATCTTGCACCTTATCTTACCTGGCATTGCACTAGGAACCATTCCAATGGCTATCTTTGCTCGAATTACGCGTTCCAGCATGCTGGAAGTGATGCGTTCTGATTACATTCGTACTGCCCGTGCCAAAGGATTAGCTCAGTTTTTCGTGGTGTACAAGCACGCGCTAAAAAATGCCTTGATTCCGATTTTGACAGTAATTGGCTTACAGTTAGGAATGCTTTTAGGCGGAGCTATTCTTACGGAGACTATTTTTGGCTGGCCGGGGATCGGGCGTTACATTTATACAGCGATTGGCAACCGTGACTACCCCGTTATCCAATCCGGCATTCTTGTGATTGCTTTTATTTTCGTATTGATCAACTTAATTGTGGATTTACTCTATGCCTATGTTGATCCACGTATTAAATATCGCTAA
- a CDS encoding ABC transporter ATP-binding protein: protein MVEDLLVVNRLKKYYPITGGVFAREIGAVKAVDDVSFRVKRGETLGLVGESGCGKSTTGRSILRLIEPTSGEVLFEGKNVARMKREEVREIRKDMQIIFQDPFASLNPRHTVGKILEEPLIVHGINSSKERSKRVHELLEVVGLSSYHAGRYPHQFSGGQRQRIGIARALILNPKLIVADEPVSALDVSVQSQVLNLMQDLQKEFNLTYLFIAHDLSVVRHISDRVGVMYLGRIAELADKDELYTNPLHPYTKALLSAVPVADPDKKQERIILQGDLPSPANPPTGCTFHTRCPHVMDVCREKRPEMLASRENHLVACHLYS, encoded by the coding sequence TTGGTGGAGGATTTATTAGTAGTGAATCGTTTGAAAAAATACTACCCGATCACGGGTGGAGTTTTTGCCAGAGAAATCGGCGCAGTAAAAGCGGTTGATGATGTCTCTTTTCGTGTGAAGAGAGGGGAGACCTTAGGATTGGTAGGAGAAAGCGGGTGTGGCAAGTCTACAACAGGTAGATCTATACTCCGATTAATAGAACCAACAAGTGGTGAAGTGCTATTTGAAGGAAAAAATGTGGCCCGGATGAAAAGAGAGGAAGTACGGGAGATTCGTAAGGATATGCAGATTATTTTTCAGGACCCATTTGCGTCTTTAAATCCACGTCATACAGTCGGAAAAATTTTAGAAGAACCTCTGATTGTCCATGGGATCAATTCCTCCAAAGAACGGAGTAAGCGTGTTCATGAATTACTAGAGGTAGTCGGACTATCTAGCTATCATGCGGGACGTTATCCTCACCAATTTAGCGGAGGACAGCGTCAGCGAATCGGAATTGCTCGTGCACTGATTTTAAATCCTAAATTAATTGTGGCTGACGAGCCAGTATCCGCCTTGGATGTATCTGTTCAATCACAGGTGCTTAATCTTATGCAGGATTTACAAAAAGAATTTAACCTGACGTATTTATTCATTGCTCATGATCTAAGTGTGGTTCGGCACATTAGTGATCGTGTAGGTGTTATGTATTTGGGCCGCATTGCAGAGCTCGCGGATAAAGATGAGCTGTATACGAACCCTTTGCACCCATATACAAAAGCATTGCTGTCAGCCGTACCTGTAGCGGATCCTGATAAAAAACAGGAAAGGATTATTTTGCAAGGTGATTTACCAAGCCCAGCTAATCCACCGACAGGTTGTACATTTCATACGCGATGTCCTCATGTGATGGATGTATGTAGGGAAAAACGTCCTGAAATGCTTGCATCGAGAGAAAATCATCTGGTAGCCTGTCACTTATATAGTTAA
- a CDS encoding ABC transporter substrate-binding protein, whose translation MKKRKLAAALCGIMTFSVALTACGSNTNEAAKQGETKTADTKKDGKTLIVGRGGDSVGLDPITITDGESARVTENIMETLVKYKKENTEVIPGLAEKWDITTDGKKYTFYLRKGVTFHDGTPFNAEAVKFNFERWMDKSNPYHDKEGYEYYNDMFGGYKGDKDHVIASVDVKDEYTIVLTLNRPLAPLMQNLGMFPFAIASPDAVKKGTKEFNEKPVGTGPFKFEKWNRNDSIAIAKNPDYWQKGLPKLDKVIFKVIPDNSARLTALTSGEIDIMDGLNPDDAKPVKENKDLQLFIRPSMNAGWLGFNIEKKPLDNVKVRQAMGHAIDKQGMIEAFYSGFAQSATNPLPPSIWSHNDQIKDREYNLEKAKQLLAEAGYPNGFKVKFWAMPVPRPYIINGPKMAEAIQQDFKKIGIDAEIVSMDWATYLDKTRKGEQELYLLGWTGDNGDPDNFLNNHFNKNNIGGSNRSFYKDEKVTDLLVKAQSEVDVAKRTAIYNEVQQIIFDQAILIPLVHSTPPIAAKATVKGYVPHPKGNESLEEVDIE comes from the coding sequence ATGAAAAAAAGGAAGCTGGCAGCGGCTCTTTGCGGAATAATGACTTTTTCTGTAGCATTGACTGCCTGTGGAAGTAATACAAACGAAGCCGCCAAACAAGGGGAAACAAAGACAGCAGACACCAAAAAAGATGGAAAAACCCTAATTGTGGGGCGCGGTGGAGATTCTGTAGGTCTTGACCCAATCACGATTACCGATGGAGAGTCGGCGCGAGTTACAGAAAACATTATGGAAACACTGGTAAAATACAAAAAAGAAAATACAGAAGTGATACCAGGACTTGCTGAAAAGTGGGATATTACTACGGATGGTAAGAAATACACCTTCTATTTGCGAAAAGGAGTTACCTTCCATGATGGGACACCTTTTAATGCAGAGGCTGTTAAATTTAACTTTGAACGTTGGATGGATAAAAGCAATCCATACCACGATAAAGAAGGCTATGAATATTATAATGACATGTTTGGCGGCTATAAAGGCGACAAGGACCATGTCATCGCTTCTGTAGATGTGAAGGATGAGTACACGATCGTCCTTACATTGAATCGTCCTCTAGCACCTCTTATGCAGAATCTAGGCATGTTCCCGTTTGCTATCGCCTCACCAGATGCAGTGAAGAAGGGGACAAAGGAATTTAATGAGAAGCCTGTTGGAACTGGTCCATTCAAATTCGAGAAATGGAACCGAAATGATAGTATTGCGATTGCGAAAAATCCAGATTATTGGCAAAAGGGTCTTCCTAAGCTAGACAAAGTTATTTTTAAGGTGATTCCAGACAACTCCGCTCGTTTAACAGCGCTTACATCTGGGGAGATAGACATTATGGATGGTTTAAATCCTGATGATGCGAAGCCTGTGAAGGAAAATAAAGATCTACAGTTATTTATCCGTCCTTCTATGAATGCTGGCTGGCTAGGCTTTAACATTGAGAAAAAACCTTTAGACAATGTAAAGGTACGACAAGCAATGGGGCATGCCATAGATAAGCAAGGTATGATCGAAGCCTTCTACAGCGGTTTTGCCCAGTCTGCTACTAATCCGCTACCTCCCTCTATTTGGAGTCATAATGATCAAATTAAGGATCGCGAATATAACCTAGAAAAAGCAAAGCAGTTACTGGCTGAAGCAGGGTATCCAAATGGGTTCAAAGTGAAATTCTGGGCAATGCCAGTACCGCGTCCATATATTATTAATGGTCCAAAAATGGCTGAAGCGATACAGCAGGACTTTAAGAAAATTGGTATTGATGCCGAAATCGTTTCTATGGATTGGGCGACTTATTTAGATAAAACCAGAAAAGGGGAACAGGAGCTTTATCTGCTTGGCTGGACTGGAGATAATGGCGACCCTGATAACTTCCTAAACAATCACTTTAATAAAAATAATATAGGCGGTAGTAACCGTTCCTTCTACAAAGATGAGAAGGTTACTGACCTGCTGGTGAAGGCGCAATCTGAGGTAGACGTTGCAAAACGTACTGCAATTTACAACGAGGTTCAACAAATCATCTTTGATCAAGCAATTCTCATCCCATTGGTGCATTCGACACCTCCAATTGCAGCGAAAGCAACTGTTAAGGGCTATGTGCCACATCCTAAAGGTAATGAAAGCTTAGAAGAGGTGGATATTGAATAG
- a CDS encoding ABC transporter permease has product MQAVSSKEQVEKTTSPWRDAWRTLRKNKMALLGFGIIIFFILVAILAPVITTHPFDEGALKERNMPPSVKHWFGTDYNGRDVYTRVVYGAQISLWVGTFSVIGSIIIGTLLGLIAGYYGRWIDMLISRTFDIILAFPSILLAIAIVAILGPSLQNALMAIAIINVPTYGRLVRSKVLSLKEEEFIMAARAIGMRDARIISQHILPNSIAPIIVTGTLGIATAILEAAALGFLGLGAQPPQPEWGKMLADSREYIQQAPWTVIFPGLSIVLTVLGFNLIGDGLRDALDPRMKN; this is encoded by the coding sequence ATGCAAGCTGTCTCTTCTAAAGAGCAGGTTGAAAAAACAACGTCTCCTTGGCGAGATGCCTGGCGAACGTTACGGAAGAATAAAATGGCTTTGTTAGGGTTTGGGATCATCATCTTTTTTATTCTGGTTGCGATTCTTGCTCCTGTTATTACTACGCATCCTTTTGATGAGGGGGCTTTAAAAGAGAGAAACATGCCGCCTTCTGTAAAACATTGGTTTGGAACTGATTATAATGGTCGGGACGTCTATACACGTGTAGTATATGGGGCACAAATCTCTTTATGGGTAGGGACATTTTCGGTTATAGGCTCGATTATTATAGGGACCCTGCTTGGATTGATTGCTGGCTATTATGGAAGATGGATTGACATGCTTATCTCTCGTACATTTGATATCATTTTAGCCTTCCCTAGCATTTTGCTAGCTATTGCGATCGTTGCCATTCTAGGACCTTCTCTACAGAATGCACTAATGGCTATTGCGATTATCAATGTTCCTACTTATGGGCGATTAGTGCGTTCGAAGGTGCTTAGTTTAAAAGAAGAGGAATTCATTATGGCTGCTAGGGCTATTGGAATGAGGGATGCTCGGATTATTTCACAGCATATATTGCCAAATAGCATAGCTCCTATTATTGTGACGGGGACCTTAGGGATCGCTACCGCTATTTTGGAAGCGGCTGCGCTTGGATTCCTCGGACTTGGCGCACAACCGCCGCAACCCGAATGGGGTAAAATGCTAGCCGACTCTCGTGAATACATCCAGCAGGCACCTTGGACGGTTATTTTTCCTGGTCTGTCCATTGTGCTGACCGTCCTTGGATTTAACCTGATAGGTGATGGACTAAGAGATGCCTTAGATCCCCGGATGAAGAATTAG
- a CDS encoding DUF3679 domain-containing protein, translated as MVHTIRFIGMVILLLIGIVLGMQTAEQGINKVDGSLREQSQTFAITKVDNNQVEIAVMGKQVRTEPKRVVNYVGEAGESVGRWIKKGTEATVNWISGFFEP; from the coding sequence ATGGTGCATACGATACGATTTATCGGTATGGTGATTCTGTTGTTAATTGGCATTGTACTGGGTATGCAAACCGCTGAACAGGGTATCAATAAAGTGGACGGAAGCTTACGCGAGCAATCCCAGACCTTTGCTATTACCAAGGTTGATAATAATCAGGTAGAGATAGCGGTTATGGGGAAACAAGTAAGAACAGAGCCAAAACGTGTCGTCAATTATGTGGGTGAAGCCGGGGAATCGGTAGGAAGATGGATTAAAAAAGGGACTGAAGCTACAGTAAATTGGATTTCTGGATTTTTTGAACCATAA